In the Candidatus Wallbacteria bacterium genome, one interval contains:
- a CDS encoding MFS transporter codes for MAEERKEPFSALNPSILGMVLMVVLVGMGERMAERFLPLYLMALGGSSYSIGFLNAMTNLLNALYSFPGGWLSDKLGYKRALTVFTLLSMCGYLIVIFVPCWQAVLVGALFFISWSAISLPAVMSLVSKAVPKNKRTLGVTIHSLVRRFPMAFGPVCGGLMIKYYGTVQGVRFAFAAAFILAGISLFVQDRFIKEKKPDDTSLHLRDSIKFIRGDLANLLISDILIRFAEQIPYAFVVIWCVKNMGVTEPQFGYLTAIEMATAVLIYLPVAYFADRFGKKPFVVITFGFFTIFPLAIYYSHSFELMILAFVIRGLKEFGEPTRKALIMDLAPDHAKAATFGTYYLIRDVIVSIAALASAPLWNISPEANFFTAFGCGLIGMIYFAIFGKDVSVEKK; via the coding sequence ATGGCGGAAGAAAGAAAAGAACCTTTTTCAGCCTTAAACCCCAGCATTCTCGGCATGGTGCTGATGGTGGTCCTGGTCGGCATGGGCGAGCGCATGGCGGAACGCTTCCTGCCGCTGTATCTGATGGCTCTCGGCGGCAGCAGCTATTCCATCGGTTTTTTAAATGCCATGACCAACCTCTTGAATGCACTCTATTCTTTTCCGGGTGGATGGCTTTCGGATAAACTCGGATACAAGCGGGCTCTGACCGTTTTCACCCTGCTTTCCATGTGCGGATACCTGATCGTGATCTTTGTGCCCTGCTGGCAGGCAGTGCTGGTCGGGGCACTGTTCTTCATTTCCTGGTCCGCGATTTCACTGCCGGCAGTGATGAGCCTCGTCTCAAAAGCAGTCCCTAAAAACAAGCGCACTCTGGGCGTTACGATCCATTCCCTGGTCAGGCGCTTCCCGATGGCGTTCGGCCCGGTCTGCGGAGGCCTGATGATCAAGTATTACGGGACAGTCCAGGGAGTAAGATTCGCGTTCGCTGCAGCTTTCATCCTGGCCGGGATCTCTCTTTTCGTGCAGGACCGTTTCATAAAGGAAAAAAAGCCTGACGACACCTCTCTCCATCTTCGGGATTCCATCAAATTCATCCGCGGCGATCTCGCCAATCTCCTGATCTCAGACATACTCATCCGCTTCGCTGAGCAGATACCATACGCTTTCGTAGTGATCTGGTGCGTAAAAAACATGGGGGTCACTGAGCCGCAGTTCGGTTATCTGACTGCCATCGAAATGGCGACAGCAGTATTGATCTACCTGCCTGTGGCATATTTTGCGGACCGCTTCGGCAAAAAGCCGTTCGTGGTGATCACCTTTGGATTCTTTACCATCTTCCCGCTCGCCATCTATTATTCACACAGCTTCGAACTGATGATTCTGGCTTTCGTCATCAGGGGACTGAAGGAATTCGGTGAACCGACCAGGAAAGCGCTGATCATGGACCTGGCTCCTGATCATGCGAAAGCAGCCACGTTCGGCACTTACTACCTGATCCGCGACGTGATAGTCTCCATCGCAGCCCTCGCAAGCGCACCGCTCTGGAACATCTCGCCTGAAGCCAATTTTTTCACTGCTTTCGGCTGCGGTCTGATCGGAATGATCTATTTCGCCATCTTCGGGAAAGATGTATCAGTCGAAAAGAAGTAA
- a CDS encoding DUF3160 domain-containing protein, translated as MRYFMTILAGMLLFVPGIVSATEEAKSTGFPLEGLAGFENIQISDDLKAILSRNGFAVQPGSKEEMYKVYEDIKKRGGAVFVSSDALLNSAHIFFDYSLRILEMTRLSGLAAELTDKLLELTRAQLEQAKDPEVKEAALLNLGYFSVARRCFDPAYRTGTEADKLADSELSKMAAHKGLESRDLLRYVDKPSLISTPYAYEDYSQYVPRGHYTRNEKFQQYFQALMWFGRIDFKLRPQKEGAGKACGEKMTLQALLITEALKNSEAYGLWKSVYEPTVYFVGKTDDLNVDDYLAVSRKIFTDAGTVDRFSDKTKLPLFIEEALKLGSPKILSGASFVEDGDFSASAKGFRLMGQRFIPDSYMFQQLVFHNQKDKLFLKYTGKGKPFTMEDIPNIGPARAFPRGLDVAAVYGSRQAQKILTAEGDTEYSDYDVLLKNLQQEMWISKKETDWKQNLYWRWIYSLLPLLTEEWKTNVPRFMQSDAWKQKELQAFLGSWTELRHDTILYAKQSYTMLGRGMSPKEPEKAYGYVEPYPEVYGRIAEMLKDLSSNLDTLKINSDGLSGKIGEFVSLLNSLKVISEKELQAKDLEESEYDLIADIGARLKALRDFPKELLDLITSETDSRMEIAADVHTDPNTKQVLEEGLGSPSSLFVIVSDGKGYRLCRGAVYSSYEFKWKMENRLTDELWQQMGKESSRPEPPAWVSGFTAK; from the coding sequence ATGAGGTATTTCATGACCATTTTGGCAGGTATGCTGCTGTTCGTACCCGGGATCGTGTCTGCGACTGAAGAAGCAAAATCCACCGGCTTTCCACTGGAAGGTCTGGCAGGGTTTGAAAACATCCAGATTTCCGACGACCTGAAGGCAATCCTGTCCCGGAATGGTTTTGCCGTGCAGCCAGGTTCGAAAGAAGAGATGTACAAGGTATATGAAGATATCAAGAAGCGGGGAGGGGCAGTTTTTGTCAGCAGTGACGCCCTGCTGAATTCAGCGCACATCTTTTTTGATTATTCGCTGAGGATCCTGGAAATGACAAGGCTTTCCGGACTGGCGGCAGAGCTCACAGACAAGCTGCTGGAACTTACCAGGGCTCAGCTGGAACAGGCGAAAGACCCTGAGGTCAAGGAAGCCGCACTTCTGAATCTCGGCTATTTTTCAGTGGCCAGGCGCTGCTTCGATCCTGCCTACCGGACCGGCACCGAGGCAGACAAGCTCGCAGACAGTGAGCTTTCAAAGATGGCAGCTCACAAGGGACTCGAATCCAGAGACCTTCTGCGCTATGTCGACAAGCCGAGCCTGATTTCCACACCATACGCTTACGAGGATTACAGCCAGTATGTGCCGCGCGGGCATTACACCAGGAACGAGAAATTCCAGCAGTATTTCCAGGCCCTGATGTGGTTCGGCCGGATCGATTTCAAGCTCAGACCTCAGAAAGAGGGCGCAGGTAAAGCCTGCGGCGAGAAAATGACGCTGCAGGCCCTCCTGATCACTGAAGCGTTGAAAAACTCCGAGGCCTACGGACTCTGGAAGTCAGTTTACGAGCCGACAGTCTATTTCGTGGGTAAAACCGACGACCTGAACGTGGACGACTATCTGGCTGTTTCCAGAAAAATTTTCACCGATGCCGGCACTGTGGACAGATTTTCCGATAAAACAAAATTACCCCTGTTCATCGAAGAAGCCCTGAAGCTTGGCTCTCCGAAAATCCTGTCAGGAGCTTCCTTTGTCGAGGACGGGGATTTTTCGGCATCCGCCAAAGGCTTCAGACTGATGGGACAGCGTTTCATCCCAGACTCCTACATGTTCCAGCAGCTGGTTTTCCACAATCAGAAGGATAAGCTGTTCCTCAAGTACACCGGCAAGGGCAAGCCATTCACCATGGAGGACATCCCGAATATCGGACCGGCCAGGGCCTTCCCCCGCGGCCTCGATGTGGCGGCTGTCTATGGCTCCAGACAGGCTCAAAAGATTCTTACCGCCGAAGGTGACACTGAGTATTCGGATTATGACGTACTTCTCAAGAATCTGCAGCAGGAGATGTGGATCTCGAAAAAAGAGACAGACTGGAAGCAGAATCTTTACTGGCGCTGGATATATTCCCTGCTGCCGCTTTTAACCGAAGAGTGGAAGACAAACGTGCCAAGGTTCATGCAGTCGGATGCCTGGAAGCAGAAGGAATTGCAGGCTTTCCTGGGTTCCTGGACCGAACTGCGGCATGACACCATCCTGTATGCCAAGCAGAGTTATACCATGCTGGGAAGGGGAATGTCGCCAAAGGAACCTGAGAAAGCCTATGGTTATGTTGAGCCATATCCTGAGGTCTACGGGAGAATCGCTGAGATGCTCAAGGATTTGAGCTCCAATCTGGATACCCTGAAGATCAATTCAGACGGCTTATCCGGGAAAATCGGGGAATTCGTTTCTCTCTTGAACAGCCTGAAGGTTATTTCGGAAAAGGAACTCCAGGCTAAAGACCTGGAAGAGTCGGAATACGACCTGATCGCGGATATCGGTGCCAGACTCAAAGCGCTGCGCGATTTCCCGAAAGAGCTGCTTGATCTGATCACCTCTGAAACCGACTCCAGGATGGAGATCGCCGCTGATGTCCATACTGACCCGAATACAAAACAGGTTCTGGAAGAAGGCCTTGGCTCGCCCTCCAGTCTTTTCGTGATCGTGAGCGACGGCAAGGGATACCGCCTCTGCCGGGGAGCGGTCTATTCCAGCTACGAGTTCAAGTGGAAGATGGAAAACAGGCTGACCGACGAACTCTGGCAGCAGATGGGCAAGGAAAGCTCCAGACCTGAGCCGCCGGCCTGGGTCTCCGGATTCACGGCAAAATAA
- a CDS encoding RDD family protein, with protein sequence MFCSQCGSEISENSRFCGLCGHNLVKDLPASVKIPVPVPVTARRFEPSYAGFWLRFLAFIIDMILLTFCLKFLGGILEGVSGSYGYGGFDSFFGNYFLVWFLLYYSIFESTDFRGTPGKRALGMHVLDLNGKRLTLLRALARNFCKLFSFCAILVGFIIAGITARKQALHDLIAGCLVVL encoded by the coding sequence ATGTTCTGTTCCCAGTGCGGCAGTGAGATTTCCGAAAATTCCAGGTTCTGCGGCCTGTGCGGCCATAACCTGGTGAAAGACCTTCCTGCCTCTGTGAAAATCCCTGTGCCGGTCCCTGTGACAGCCCGGAGATTTGAGCCGTCCTATGCCGGATTCTGGCTGAGATTCCTGGCCTTTATCATAGACATGATACTCTTGACTTTCTGCCTCAAGTTTCTGGGCGGGATCCTGGAAGGAGTCTCAGGGTCATACGGCTACGGCGGTTTTGACAGTTTCTTCGGGAATTATTTCCTGGTCTGGTTCCTGTTGTATTACTCGATTTTTGAATCAACGGATTTCCGCGGTACTCCTGGAAAGAGAGCCTTAGGGATGCATGTCCTGGATCTGAACGGGAAGAGATTGACGCTGTTGAGAGCTTTGGCCAGGAATTTCTGCAAGCTGTTTTCCTTCTGCGCAATTCTGGTCGGATTCATCATTGCCGGAATCACCGCCAGAAAGCAGGCCCTGCATGATCTGATTGCCGGTTGCCTGGTGGTTTTATAG
- a CDS encoding M28 family metallopeptidase: MSCFARFVAFLMIFQSYCQAQTTGEVKDIWSEFKSNALLHVQNLAALGCRSGGSENDAKARAYVIKYLEKSGLTVEIEPFSFEMFMLEKATLQVGATQLEPELICFNPYLCSDQMTGEIMYIQPDLSRDACARLEIADKIVVTAKPVSFLGLAAKKSRAILYFDRKTLESLKDQDGRFSNLIIRGRIDKIKSANLIASLNVKPMSSEILLSAHLDSIKGPGADDNGSGSAVLLELCRSFRSASIKPPCNLKFIFFGAEELGLIGAKAYLEQHSQELSRCELLFNLDSIGGSEKIYLEMEGGLEGSSKEKGKSQFPEEIAFKSHSDYSGKWKLLHPIVLSVASCVPLWLKEEIMNSGKELGIEITPSRFMGSDHLVFAQAGICSTDIAAGGNQKFMHTADDKPENVNPDTLEKAGRIVAKVVTDFPWKKK, encoded by the coding sequence ATGAGTTGTTTTGCCAGATTTGTCGCTTTTCTGATGATTTTCCAGTCCTACTGCCAGGCGCAGACAACCGGGGAAGTCAAAGATATCTGGAGTGAGTTTAAGAGCAACGCCTTACTGCATGTTCAAAATCTGGCGGCATTGGGCTGCAGATCCGGCGGCTCTGAAAACGATGCCAAAGCCCGGGCTTATGTGATCAAGTACCTGGAAAAATCAGGACTGACAGTAGAAATTGAGCCATTCAGCTTTGAGATGTTCATGCTTGAAAAAGCGACGCTGCAAGTCGGCGCAACACAACTGGAACCTGAACTGATCTGTTTCAACCCATACCTTTGTTCTGATCAGATGACCGGAGAAATAATGTATATCCAGCCCGACCTGTCCAGGGATGCGTGTGCTAGACTCGAGATTGCCGATAAAATAGTGGTGACTGCCAAGCCAGTCAGTTTTCTCGGGCTGGCAGCGAAAAAATCCAGAGCCATACTTTATTTCGACAGAAAAACCCTTGAAAGCCTGAAGGATCAAGACGGTCGGTTCTCAAACCTGATCATCAGAGGCAGAATTGACAAAATCAAATCCGCAAATCTGATTGCCAGTCTTAACGTAAAACCGATGTCCAGCGAGATCCTCCTCTCTGCTCACCTGGATTCAATTAAAGGCCCGGGAGCTGATGACAACGGGTCAGGAAGCGCCGTCCTGCTGGAACTTTGCAGATCTTTCAGATCAGCTTCAATCAAGCCTCCCTGCAATCTTAAATTTATTTTTTTCGGTGCTGAAGAACTGGGTTTGATCGGAGCCAAAGCATATCTTGAGCAGCATTCGCAGGAGCTTTCCAGGTGCGAACTGTTGTTCAACCTGGATTCAATCGGGGGAAGCGAAAAAATCTATCTTGAAATGGAGGGTGGTCTGGAAGGCAGTTCAAAAGAAAAAGGTAAAAGCCAGTTCCCTGAAGAGATAGCATTCAAATCGCACAGTGATTATTCAGGAAAATGGAAGCTCCTTCATCCAATTGTACTTTCAGTCGCATCGTGCGTGCCTTTATGGCTGAAGGAAGAAATCATGAATTCCGGAAAAGAACTGGGCATTGAGATCACTCCCAGCCGCTTCATGGGTTCAGACCATCTGGTATTCGCCCAGGCGGGGATCTGCTCCACTGATATCGCTGCCGGAGGAAACCAGAAATTCATGCACACAGCAGATGATAAACCTGAAAATGTGAATCCAGATACCCTGGAAAAAGCAGGCAGGATTGTGGCAAAAGTTGTCACTGATTTTCCCTGGAAAAAAAAGTAA
- a CDS encoding HD-GYP domain-containing protein: MKIEEWLTLSELRSGMIVARNVDYLGQTILTQGLVFTEEIISLLKDSVQLEHYPVLIEKKEARIVSLLDPDTVVVRDVSELFILISLFFEKSRTRKLQPREIKPLVEKLTRLSNAALDGRNDLFQIVRHRSGENYEATHAANMILLSLLISRKLGLSQEESLKIAMAAAFSDLGKTTLDRQLLSKREKLSKEDYQQIRQHIFRGIALIKDCFQLEEGVLLSIVQHHERYNGTGYPRGLSGDEIHPSGLLIGLCDVFDALTSDRPFRGAMSAYQAMKFILSFSGKTFPPYLVNALFKLLTFYPPGTTVELNTGEIGIVKYVNEEIMRPVVRMLFGQDKQKLKMPYTIDLSNLRDKYIVKVLEPGSVLL, from the coding sequence ATGAAAATTGAAGAGTGGCTGACTTTATCTGAACTTAGATCCGGCATGATTGTAGCCCGCAATGTCGATTATCTTGGACAGACGATCCTCACTCAGGGCCTTGTATTTACAGAGGAAATCATCTCCCTCTTGAAGGATTCAGTGCAGCTCGAACACTATCCTGTGCTGATCGAAAAAAAGGAAGCCAGGATCGTTTCGCTGCTTGACCCGGACACGGTTGTAGTCCGCGATGTTTCTGAGCTTTTCATCCTGATCAGTCTGTTCTTTGAGAAAAGCCGCACCAGAAAACTTCAGCCCCGCGAAATCAAACCGCTGGTGGAGAAGCTGACCAGGCTTTCCAATGCAGCGTTGGACGGCAGGAACGACCTTTTCCAGATTGTCAGGCACCGATCAGGTGAGAATTACGAGGCGACACACGCAGCCAATATGATCCTGCTCTCGCTGCTGATCTCAAGAAAACTTGGCCTGTCCCAGGAAGAAAGCCTGAAAATAGCAATGGCCGCAGCCTTTTCGGATCTGGGCAAGACCACACTTGACAGGCAGTTGCTCAGTAAGCGGGAAAAGCTCTCTAAAGAAGATTATCAGCAGATCAGGCAGCATATTTTCCGCGGGATCGCCTTGATCAAGGATTGCTTCCAGCTTGAAGAAGGGGTTCTGCTCTCGATCGTGCAGCACCATGAGCGTTACAACGGCACAGGATATCCCAGAGGGCTGTCCGGGGACGAGATCCATCCTTCAGGGCTGCTGATCGGGCTCTGCGATGTCTTCGACGCTCTCACTTCAGACCGTCCTTTCAGAGGGGCCATGTCTGCCTATCAAGCCATGAAATTCATTCTGTCCTTTTCAGGAAAGACTTTCCCGCCTTATCTCGTGAACGCTCTTTTCAAGCTGCTGACTTTTTATCCTCCAGGCACAACTGTGGAATTGAACACAGGTGAAATCGGGATAGTGAAGTATGTGAACGAAGAGATCATGCGGCCTGTGGTGAGGATGCTCTTCGGTCAGGACAAGCAGAAGCTCAAAATGCCATATACGATCGATCTCTCGAATCTGCGCGATAAATACATTGTGAAGGTCTTGGAGCCGGGTTCTGTACTACTTTGA
- a CDS encoding FUN14 domain-containing protein, with product MVNDLGPMPAQVLGFFAGILGFGGVLGFLSGYATIKLVKMTAFFLGAVFLLIQALVFSDIISVNWQFLNEICGPLFSEQGVHRWTAFLYRILTVNLPFAGAFITGFWLGVKKG from the coding sequence ATGGTGAATGACCTTGGACCAATGCCGGCTCAGGTGCTGGGTTTTTTCGCGGGAATTCTGGGTTTCGGCGGTGTGCTGGGATTCCTCAGCGGTTATGCCACCATCAAGCTCGTGAAAATGACTGCCTTTTTTCTGGGGGCTGTTTTCCTGCTGATCCAGGCGCTGGTTTTCAGCGACATCATCAGCGTGAACTGGCAGTTTTTGAACGAGATTTGCGGACCGCTTTTCTCCGAACAGGGAGTACATCGCTGGACCGCTTTTCTGTATAGGATTTTGACTGTGAATCTTCCTTTTGCCGGGGCTTTTATCACCGGTTTCTGGCTGGGAGTGAAGAAAGGATAG
- a CDS encoding prepilin-type N-terminal cleavage/methylation domain-containing protein: MNGRRGFTLVELAAVITIIGLLYAVGTPIYRSSIQRAKESALLEDLKVMRKAIDVFYADQLRYPERLDELVDKRYLRKIPEDPFTGVADWNTLTSDAEASDVYDVKSRYSGISEDGMAYSEW; this comes from the coding sequence ATGAATGGTAGACGCGGATTCACCCTGGTGGAACTGGCGGCTGTGATTACGATCATCGGCCTGCTATACGCAGTCGGCACTCCGATTTACAGGAGCTCGATCCAGCGGGCCAAGGAATCTGCGCTGCTCGAGGATCTCAAGGTAATGCGCAAGGCGATCGATGTTTTTTATGCTGACCAGCTGCGCTACCCGGAAAGACTGGACGAACTGGTTGACAAGCGCTATCTGAGAAAGATCCCTGAGGATCCTTTTACCGGAGTGGCGGACTGGAACACCCTGACTTCAGACGCTGAGGCAAGCGATGTGTATGACGTGAAATCAAGGTATTCCGGAATCTCTGAAGACGGGATGGCTTATTCGGAATGGTGA
- a CDS encoding prepilin-type N-terminal cleavage/methylation domain-containing protein — translation MSEHKGLTFIELSVSILIIAVLAKVALPVYEVTSRRALEWELKADLREIREAIDKYFDLHQSYPKTLEDLIQKDSQGKRYLRRIPEDPLTRKSEWFTISSSDDRDNFVRLFSDKTDVYDIRTTSDLKSLEGTQYNEW, via the coding sequence ATGAGTGAACATAAAGGATTAACCTTCATTGAACTCTCGGTAAGCATCCTGATCATCGCCGTCCTGGCCAAGGTGGCGCTGCCCGTATATGAAGTCACATCCAGAAGAGCGCTGGAATGGGAACTGAAGGCAGACCTGCGGGAAATCAGGGAAGCCATCGATAAATATTTCGATCTGCACCAGTCTTATCCGAAAACCCTTGAAGATCTGATCCAGAAAGACAGCCAGGGGAAAAGATATCTTCGAAGGATTCCTGAGGATCCTCTGACCCGGAAGAGCGAATGGTTCACCATCTCCTCCTCAGACGACCGGGATAATTTTGTCCGCCTTTTTTCCGACAAGACAGATGTGTATGATATACGTACTACCTCAGACCTTAAATCTCTTGAAGGGACTCAATACAATGAATGGTAG
- a CDS encoding type II secretion system protein, translating to MKNSKAFTLLELMAVLTIISVLIGISFVNSRIIIDHARDSKIKKQLNAVREAIEVYKTDHRGDLPKSLNELCPKYINRLQMGWEGSGSQGIIIYDPVEGIVKLGLESGKPADSYQKPYADY from the coding sequence ATGAAAAATTCAAAAGCTTTCACTCTGCTGGAACTGATGGCTGTGCTTACAATCATTTCAGTGCTGATAGGAATCAGCTTCGTCAATTCCAGGATCATCATTGATCACGCCAGGGACAGCAAGATCAAAAAACAGCTGAATGCAGTCCGTGAGGCGATTGAAGTCTACAAGACCGACCATAGAGGTGATCTGCCGAAAAGCCTGAACGAGCTTTGTCCCAAATACATCAACAGGCTTCAAATGGGCTGGGAAGGATCCGGCAGTCAGGGAATCATAATCTATGACCCAGTGGAAGGAATCGTGAAGCTTGGACTTGAGAGCGGAAAACCGGCGGACAGCTATCAGAAGCCTTATGCGGATTATTGA
- a CDS encoding type II secretion system F family protein: MESRTFKVRAVNRDGETIELTLHGNSQSEIQEELTRRGLFPLGVKESADKSGFFTGKGRKLSDYELIFFFRQLLAMLSAGITIGEAIRILSEKLTDPKMKTMFLKLNESLTEGKSFSKAILESGYNFHPLIASFVRQGEQSGDLAEVFKRLIIYWERRRNAFQKIIDAIIYPLVLLAIVFGIVCFLLLHVVPTFTNMYSDFSENLPAFTRMVIYTSDLIRYHFTLVVAAGVFGLFLIYEGLKHQAERMLNMISGFPLIRRFYYYYRLSYFSLALGSLLKSGMSVDDSLSVLQDGFQGGKVAKVREVLHGGVSLSESLKPLNLYNEVNLQMVTVGENTGRLGEVFLNLGEFYESELDYSLRRMLSLFEPLLILLMGMVVGFIVLSMFLPIVQMAALIK, from the coding sequence ATGGAAAGCAGAACTTTCAAAGTCCGTGCAGTTAACAGGGACGGTGAAACAATAGAACTTACTCTGCACGGGAATTCACAGTCCGAGATCCAGGAAGAACTGACCCGCAGGGGATTGTTCCCGCTTGGAGTCAAGGAAAGTGCCGATAAATCAGGATTTTTTACGGGCAAGGGGCGGAAGTTAAGCGATTATGAGCTGATCTTTTTTTTCCGCCAGCTTCTAGCCATGCTTTCCGCAGGCATCACGATCGGAGAGGCAATCAGAATCCTGTCGGAAAAACTCACTGATCCGAAAATGAAAACCATGTTTCTGAAATTGAATGAATCCCTGACAGAGGGAAAGTCGTTTTCGAAAGCGATCCTGGAGTCTGGTTACAACTTCCATCCGCTGATTGCCAGTTTCGTCCGCCAGGGCGAACAGAGCGGCGATCTGGCCGAGGTTTTCAAGAGGCTGATCATATACTGGGAGCGGAGGAGGAATGCATTCCAGAAAATCATCGATGCCATCATCTATCCTCTGGTGCTTCTCGCGATCGTTTTCGGCATCGTCTGTTTCCTGCTTCTGCATGTGGTACCCACGTTCACGAATATGTACAGCGATTTTTCTGAGAACCTTCCCGCGTTTACCCGAATGGTGATTTACACATCCGATCTGATCAGGTATCACTTTACGCTGGTCGTTGCAGCCGGCGTTTTTGGGCTCTTCCTGATTTACGAAGGTCTGAAACATCAGGCTGAGAGAATGCTGAACATGATCTCAGGGTTTCCGCTCATCCGCAGGTTTTATTATTATTACAGGCTTTCCTATTTCAGCCTGGCTCTTGGTTCGCTTCTGAAATCCGGCATGTCCGTGGACGATTCATTGAGCGTCCTGCAGGATGGATTCCAGGGCGGCAAAGTCGCAAAGGTCAGAGAGGTGCTGCATGGTGGCGTGTCGCTTTCCGAAAGCCTCAAGCCGCTCAACCTGTATAATGAAGTGAATCTTCAGATGGTTACCGTAGGTGAAAATACAGGAAGGCTTGGCGAAGTGTTCCTGAATCTAGGCGAATTCTATGAGTCCGAACTGGACTATTCGCTGAGAAGAATGCTCTCTCTGTTCGAACCCCTGCTGATTCTCCTGATGGGAATGGTCGTCGGATTCATAGTACTGTCGATGTTCCTTCCGATAGTTCAGATGGCGGCTCTGATCAAATGA
- a CDS encoding YebC/PmpR family DNA-binding transcriptional regulator translates to MSGHNKWSSIKHRKGAQDQKRGKVFTKLIRDITIAVKESGKDQETNAKLRAALEKARVANMPKDTVNLAIKRGAGEIQGESFEEFNYEGYGPGGVAILLEILTNNRNRAASEVRNIFERHSGNLGETGCVGWLFERKGLICIQDDTVTEDKLMDLSLEAGAEDIRHEKDEFMVTTDPASFEKVKTTLEKAGLTLNSAELTMIPQNTVKLDGKNAEKMLKIMDALEELDDVQNVYANFEIDEEIIEQFMEK, encoded by the coding sequence ATGTCCGGCCATAACAAGTGGAGTTCCATCAAGCACAGAAAAGGAGCGCAGGATCAGAAGCGGGGTAAGGTTTTCACCAAGCTGATCCGCGACATTACGATTGCAGTCAAGGAATCCGGGAAGGATCAGGAAACCAACGCCAAACTCAGGGCAGCCCTGGAAAAGGCACGGGTAGCCAATATGCCTAAAGACACGGTCAACCTGGCCATCAAGCGCGGCGCAGGCGAAATTCAGGGCGAAAGCTTCGAAGAATTCAATTATGAAGGCTACGGGCCTGGCGGGGTTGCCATCCTGCTGGAAATACTCACCAACAACAGGAATCGCGCCGCCTCGGAAGTCCGCAACATCTTCGAGCGGCACAGCGGGAACCTTGGCGAAACCGGCTGTGTGGGCTGGCTTTTCGAACGCAAAGGCCTGATCTGTATCCAGGACGACACTGTGACTGAGGACAAGCTGATGGATCTCTCTCTCGAGGCCGGAGCGGAAGACATCCGCCACGAAAAAGATGAATTCATGGTGACAACAGACCCTGCCTCATTCGAAAAGGTCAAGACCACTCTGGAAAAAGCAGGTTTGACGCTTAACTCCGCTGAACTGACCATGATCCCGCAGAATACAGTGAAACTGGACGGCAAGAATGCCGAGAAAATGCTGAAAATAATGGATGCCCTTGAAGAACTGGATGATGTCCAGAATGTCTATGCCAATTTCGAGATCGATGAGGAAATCATCGAACAGTTCATGGAAAAATAG
- the ruvC gene encoding crossover junction endodeoxyribonuclease RuvC, with translation MTVLGIDPGLAITGYAVIEEASNGFLLRESGLIRTKSTQELPARLREIFLKLTDLGKTFGVSEMACEKLFFEKNVKTGIAVAQARGVILLCAALSEIPVFEYPPSTVKLALTGYGAADKQQMQKMVRLLLNLKSAPKVDDEADAMGVAICHLQSRRIMQCSGT, from the coding sequence ATGACAGTGCTGGGAATCGATCCTGGCCTTGCCATTACCGGATATGCCGTAATTGAGGAAGCCAGTAATGGTTTTCTGCTGCGTGAATCCGGGCTGATCAGGACCAAATCCACGCAGGAACTTCCGGCACGGCTTAGAGAGATCTTCCTGAAACTGACTGATCTCGGAAAAACTTTTGGTGTCAGTGAAATGGCCTGCGAAAAACTTTTTTTTGAAAAGAATGTGAAAACAGGGATTGCAGTCGCCCAGGCCAGAGGAGTGATCCTGCTCTGCGCGGCTCTCTCCGAAATCCCGGTTTTCGAGTATCCGCCCAGCACGGTGAAACTCGCTCTCACAGGCTATGGTGCGGCCGACAAGCAGCAGATGCAGAAAATGGTACGTCTGCTTTTGAATCTCAAGTCTGCCCCGAAAGTGGATGATGAAGCCGATGCCATGGGAGTAGCGATCTGTCACCTGCAAAGCAGGAGGATTATGCAATGCTCAGGTACCTGA